From a single Kitasatospora azatica KCTC 9699 genomic region:
- a CDS encoding SCO6880 family protein, translating to MTSEPLGQYGGQYGQPYVHQRRTYLIGKARPNAPIGRNRESGEIMLIIFGAFLGMLWGLLMPILPLRIAGLVGLPLLAIAAVYVPYRRRTFYKWVEINRTYRRTLRSGRAVWQSSAMDAGTRFDGREIEVGPPPGVGRLRWLSAPFGPDEVGVLMHLERRTVTAAIEIEGPGVGLRDSEDQEALVDRFGTLLKHVANGDGFVTRLQILARTLPADPDAHAKDVERRGDHDAPRWLQDSYDQLQSMVSTSSEQHRAYLVACMHYNRDLAAEAHAMGRTATGERARDDEGLAAVMARELTDICARLAEADIRVRQPLGQARLSSLLHSMYDPDHPIDHIQAMSRRNAWPAELDATHPQYLQAKTRESQTREPWCHATAWIKEWPLTPVGVNFLAPLLVHTPDVIRTVAVTMDLEPTDVAIERMLTEKTNDEAEASRAAKMNRTVDPRDLAHTGRVDQRGDDLASGAAGVNLVGYITVSSRNPEALARDKRTIRASAGKSYLKLEWCDREHHRAFVNTLPFATGIRR from the coding sequence ACCGCTCGGCCAGTACGGGGGCCAGTACGGCCAGCCGTATGTCCACCAGCGTCGCACCTACTTGATCGGCAAGGCCCGGCCGAACGCCCCGATCGGGCGCAACCGGGAGTCCGGGGAGATCATGCTGATCATCTTCGGTGCCTTCCTCGGCATGCTCTGGGGCCTGCTGATGCCGATCCTGCCGCTGCGGATCGCCGGGCTGGTCGGCCTGCCGTTGCTGGCCATCGCCGCGGTCTACGTCCCGTACCGGCGCCGGACCTTCTACAAGTGGGTGGAGATCAACCGCACGTACCGGCGCACGCTGCGCAGTGGGCGGGCCGTCTGGCAGTCCAGCGCGATGGACGCCGGTACCCGTTTCGACGGCCGCGAGATCGAGGTCGGTCCGCCGCCAGGGGTGGGGCGGCTGCGCTGGTTGAGTGCGCCGTTCGGCCCGGACGAGGTCGGGGTGCTGATGCACCTGGAGCGCCGTACGGTCACCGCCGCGATCGAGATCGAGGGCCCGGGCGTCGGCCTGCGGGACTCGGAGGACCAGGAGGCGCTGGTCGACCGGTTCGGCACGCTGCTCAAGCACGTGGCCAACGGGGACGGCTTCGTGACCCGGCTGCAGATCCTGGCCCGCACCCTGCCCGCCGATCCGGACGCGCACGCTAAGGACGTCGAGCGGCGCGGCGACCACGACGCCCCGCGCTGGCTGCAGGACTCCTACGACCAGTTGCAGTCGATGGTCTCCACTTCCTCCGAGCAGCACCGGGCCTACCTGGTGGCCTGCATGCACTACAACCGGGACCTGGCCGCCGAGGCGCACGCGATGGGCCGCACCGCCACCGGCGAGCGGGCCCGTGACGACGAGGGTCTGGCGGCCGTGATGGCCCGCGAACTCACCGACATCTGCGCCCGGTTGGCGGAGGCCGACATCCGGGTGCGGCAGCCGCTGGGCCAGGCCCGGCTCTCCTCGCTGCTGCACTCGATGTACGACCCGGACCACCCGATCGACCACATCCAGGCGATGAGCCGGCGCAACGCCTGGCCGGCCGAGCTGGACGCCACCCACCCGCAGTACCTGCAGGCCAAGACCCGGGAGTCGCAGACCCGGGAGCCCTGGTGCCACGCCACCGCCTGGATCAAGGAGTGGCCGCTCACCCCGGTGGGCGTCAACTTCCTGGCCCCGCTGCTGGTCCACACCCCGGACGTGATCCGCACGGTGGCGGTCACCATGGACCTCGAACCCACCGACGTGGCGATCGAGCGGATGCTCACCGAGAAGACCAACGACGAGGCCGAGGCCAGTCGGGCGGCCAAGATGAACCGCACCGTCGACCCGCGCGACCTGGCCCACACCGGCCGGGTCGACCAGCGCGGCGACGACCTGGCCTCCGGAGCCGCCGGGGTCAACCTGGTCGGCTACATCACGGTCTCCTCCCGCAACCCCGAGGCGCTGGCCCGCGACAAGCGGAC